From Anopheles darlingi chromosome 2, idAnoDarlMG_H_01, whole genome shotgun sequence, the proteins below share one genomic window:
- the LOC125948503 gene encoding microfibril-associated glycoprotein 4-like isoform X2 yields MYGMFRFLLAVYVVFTGSIVRPIESKKMFGEFYFEIIVSKLDGISSSMERLQTEVQRQQEEIMKTRDECLKWQTEIMSTIASKQAYEEEILTNLSLKLTELSKQQSDIAIRDNREGKYLELMARMQFGSFRSCKDIPVKVSGIFNFRAKDTLPSFRAFCEQDKHGGGWMIIHHRYDGSLNMDRNWNDYRNGFGTVGEEVWIGLERIHQMTTAQDHELLVEMIDFDGQYKYARYDAFVIGSESEGYNLKVLGGYTGTAGDSLQQHAGMKFTTKDSKNDKSNHNCARRWTGGWWFRDCYRSHLNGPYLHSNRDDISKMEWYDFHDEWNGLSYARMMIRPLR; encoded by the exons ATGTACGGGATGTTTCGGTTCCTACTTGCGGTCTATGTAGTGTTCACCGGAAGCATAGTTCGTCctattgaaagcaaaaaaatgtttgGTGAATTTTACTTCGAAATCATCGTATCAAAACTCGATGGCATAAGTAGCTCAATGGAGCGATTACAAACTGAGGTGCAAAGGCAACAAGAAGAAATTATGAAAACCCGTGATGAGTGTTTGAAGTGGCAAACAGAGATCATGTCCACGATCGCTTCAAAGCAGGCTTATGAGGAAGAGATCTTGACCAATTTGTCGTTGAAGCTTACGGAGTTGTCCAAACAACAAAGTGATATCGCCATACGCGATAATCGAGAAGGAAAGTATCTGGAACTTATGGCACGCATGCAGTTTGGATCATTTCGATCATGCAAAGATATACCGGTGAAG GTATCTGGAATTTTCAACTTCCGTGCGAAGGATACATTACCTTCTTTCCGTGCTTTTTGTGAACAAGATAAACATGGAGGCGGTTGGATGATCATTCATCATCGTTACGATGGCTCACTCAACATGGATCGCAATTGGAACGACTATAGGAATGGATTTGGTACGGTTGGAGAAGAAGTCTGGATCGGCTTAGAACGTATTCATCAAATGACGACTGCGCAGGATCATGAGCTTCTGGTAGaaatgatcgatttcgatGGGCAGTACAAATACGCTCGCTATGACGCGTTTGTGATCGGCAGTGAATCAGAAGGATATAATCTTAAGGTGTTGGGCGGCTATACGGGCACTGCAGGTGATTCACTACAGCAGCATGCTGGGATGAAATTTACGACGAAGGATAGTAAAAACGATAAGAGCAATCATAATTGTGCAAGAAGGTGGACAGGAGGCTGGTGGTTCAGAGACTGCTATCGATCACATCTCAACGGACCATATTTGCACAGCAATCGAGATGACATTTCTAAGATGGAATGGTATGATTTTCAcgacgaatggaatggattgaGTTATGCAAGAATGATGATACGTCCGTTGAGATGA
- the LOC125948503 gene encoding microfibril-associated glycoprotein 4-like isoform X1, which produces MYGMFRFLLAVYVVFTGSIVRPIESKKMFGEFYFEIIVSKLDGISSSMERLQTEVQRQQEEIMKTRDECLKWQTEIMSTIASKQAYEEEILTNLSLKLTELSKQQSDIAIRDNREGKYLELMARMQFGSFRSCKDIPVKVSGVFNFRAKDTLPSFRAFCEQDKHGGGWMIIHHRYDGSLNMDRNWNDYRNGFGTVGEEVWIGLERIHQMTTAQDHELLVEMIDFDGQYKYARYDAFVIGSESEGYSLKVLGGHTGTVGDSLKQHVGMKFTTKDRKNDKSNHNCARRWTGGWWFHNCYTAHLNGPYLDNDQVENSKMEWYHFKNGWNGLSYARMMIRPLI; this is translated from the coding sequence ATGTACGGGATGTTTCGGTTCCTACTTGCGGTCTATGTAGTGTTCACCGGAAGCATAGTTCGTCctattgaaagcaaaaaaatgtttgGTGAATTTTACTTCGAAATCATCGTATCAAAACTCGATGGCATAAGTAGCTCAATGGAGCGATTACAAACTGAGGTGCAAAGGCAACAAGAAGAAATTATGAAAACCCGTGATGAGTGTTTGAAGTGGCAAACAGAGATCATGTCCACGATCGCTTCAAAGCAGGCTTATGAGGAAGAGATCTTGACCAATTTGTCGTTGAAGCTTACGGAGTTGTCCAAACAACAAAGTGATATCGCCATACGCGATAATCGAGAAGGAAAGTATCTGGAACTTATGGCACGCATGCAGTTTGGATCATTTCGATCATGCAAAGATATACCGGTGAAGGTATCTGGAGTTTTCAACTTCCGTGCGAAGGATACATTACCCTCTTTCCGTGCCTTTTGTGAGCAAGATAAACATGGAGGCGGTTGGATGATCATTCATCATCGTTACGATGGCTCACTCAACATGGATCGAAATTGGAATGACTATAGGAATGGATTTGGTACGGTTGGAGAAGAAGTCTGGATCGGCTTAGAACGTATTCATCAAATGACGACTGCGCAGGATCATGAGCTTCTGGTAGAAATGATCGACTTCGATGGGCAGTACAAATACGCTCGCTATGACGCGTTTGTGATCGGCAGTGAATCCGAAGGTTATAGTCTTAAGGTGTTGGGCGGTCATACTGGCACTGTGGGCGATTCTTTGAAACAGCACGTTGGAATGAAATTTACGACGAAGGATCGCAAAAACGATAAGAGCAATCATAATTGTGCAAGAAGGTGGACAGGAGGCTGGTGGTTTCATAACTGCTATACTGCACATCTTAACGGCCCGTATTTAGACAACGATCAGGTTGAAAATTCTAAAATGGAATGGTATCATTTCAAAAACGGTTGGAATGGATTGAGTTACGCGAGAATGATGATACGTCCATTGATATGA
- the LOC125948505 gene encoding uncharacterized protein LOC125948505 — protein MQDDTEDTQSDDSGAENVLKMSCPLREQDRFLPIANITKIMKRGIPPNGKIAKDARECIQECVSEFISFLTSEASDRCHMEKRKTINAEDIICSMYALGFENYIDPLKVFMAKYRECTAAERLSSDESHEPTQYEPTETQAADNQQPSTSNQANIVPGTSHTEIIYQTNDGTICFKNESFENM, from the exons ATGCAGGATGATACAG AGGACACCCAGTCGGATGACTCGGGGGCAGAGAACGTCCTGAAAATGAGCTGCCCGCTCCGGGAACAGGACCGATTTCTGCCGATAGCCAACATCACGAAAATCATGAAACGCGGCATACCACCTAATGGCAAGATTGCCAAGGATGCACGCGAATGCATACAAGAGTGTGTTTCGGAGTTCATATCATTCCTCACATCCGAGGCCAGCGATCGGTGCCACATGGAGAAGCGGAAGACGATCAATGCAGAAGATATCATTTGCTCTATGTACGCGCTCGGCTTCGAGAACTACATTGATCCGCTGAAGGTGTTCATGGCCAAATATCGAGAG TGCACCGCAGCCGAGCGCCTAAGCTCGGACGAGTCTCACGAGCCAACACAATATGAACCGACCGAGACACAAGCTGCGGACAATCAGCAGCCTTCCA CATCAAACCAGGCCAATATTGTACCGGGCACGAGTCACACAGAAATCATATACCAAACGAATGACGGGACGATATGCTTCAAAAACGAGTCTTTCGAGAATATGTGA
- the LOC125948502 gene encoding uncharacterized protein LOC125948502, which translates to MAAVETKPKSLDEVADDADQNDEDEVIANENVTEAKKKKKRSKKPKKSAAEKEDDDALNEALAERKAADQKSAAKEESKKKPAAPENGEEDAEEEDDEEEGAETPSTDGAKKKKKKRNKKKGGAGGGAAGGGAPAGAGGNLKLTAPSVPISEQFPDAKYPEGQIMQYPDSTTAKDRFTSEEKRALDRMQLDIYNELRQAAEAHRQTRQYMQKWIKPGMTMIEICEELEGTARRLIGEKGLEAGLAFPTGCSRNHCAAHYTPNAGDPTVLLYDDVTKIDFGTHIKGRIIDCAFTLSFNPKYDKLLEAVREATETGIREAGIDVRLCDIGAAIQEVMESYEVELDGKTYQVKSIRNLNGHSISPYRIHAGKTVPIVKGGETTRMEENEFYAIETFGSTGRGLVHDDMDCSHYMKNFDAPMVPLRLQSSKQLLGTICRNFGTLAFCKRWLDRAGATKYQMALKDLCDKGIVEAYPPLCDVKGSFTAQYEHTIMLRPTCKEVVSRGDDY; encoded by the exons ATGGCTGCGGtagaaaccaaaccgaaatcGTTGGACGAAGTAGCCGACGATGCAGACCagaacgatgaggatgaggttATTGCGAACGAAAATGTGACCGAggccaagaagaaaaagaagcgctcaaaaaagccaaaaaaatcGG CGGCCGaaaaggaagatgatgatgcgttaaATGAGGCCTTAGCGGAACGCAAAGCGGCCGATCAGAAGTCGGCTGCCAAGGaggaatcgaagaagaagcccgccgcaccggaaaatggtgaagaggacgccgaggaggaggatgacgaagaggagggCGCCGAAACTCCGTCCACAGACGgcgcgaagaaaaagaagaagaagcgtaacaaaaagaagggaggagcgggaggtggtgctgccggtggcggtgcaccAGCGGGTGCCGGAGGCAATTTGAAGCTCACAGCTCCCTCCGTGCCGATATCGGAACAGTTCCCGGACGCAAAGTACCCCGAAGGACAGATTATGCAGTATCCTGATTCAACGACGGCCAAGGATCGGTTCACGAGTGAAGAAAAGCGAGCGCTGGATCGCATGCAGCTTGACATCTACAACGAACTGCGACAGGCGGCCGAAGCGCATCGTCAAACGCGCCAGTACATGCAGAAATGGATTAAACCGGGCATGACGATGATTGAGATTTGCGAGGAGCTGGAAGGGACCGCCCGTCGTCTGATCGGCGAGAAGGGTCTGGAGGCGGGCTTAGCCTTCCCGACCGGTTGCTCGAGGAATCACTGTGCGGCACATTACACACCGAACGCCGGTGATCCCACGGTGTTGCTGTACGATGATGTGACGAAGATCGATTTCGGAACGCACATCAAGGGACGCATTATCGATTGTGCGTTTACGCTGTCGTTCAACCCGAAGTACGATAAGTTACTGGAGGCGGTCCGGGAGGCGACGGAAACCGGCATCCGGGAAGCGGGAATCGACGTTAGGCTGTGCGATATCGGTGCGGCCATCCAGGAGGTCATGGAATCGTACGAGGTCGAGCTGGACGGCAAAACGTACCAGGTGAAGAGCATCCGCAACCTGAACGGTCACTCGATCAGCCCGTACAGGATCCATGCCGGTAAAACGGTCCCCATCGTGAAGGGTGGCGAGACGACGCGAATGGAGGAGAACGAGTTCTACGCCATCGAAACGTTTGGTTCCACCGGTCGTGGTCTGGTGCACGATGATATGGATTGCTCGCACTACATGAAGAATTTCGATGCACCGATGGTGCCACTACGGCTTCAATCCTCCAAGCAGCTACTGGGCACGATCTGTCGGAACTTTGGCACGCTAGCGTTCTGCAAGCGCTGGTTGGACCGTGCTGGTGCGACCAAGTATCAGATGGCACTAAAGGATCTGTGCGATAAGGGTATCGTCGAGGCATATCCACCACTTTGCGACGTCAAGGGCAGTTTCACGGCCCAGTACGAACACACGATCATGTTGCGACCGACCTGCAAGGAAGTGGTGTCCCGTGGCGATGACTACTGA